The proteins below are encoded in one region of Natronobacterium texcoconense:
- a CDS encoding universal stress protein — protein sequence MAQTQDRDILEHVLVPVAHPDDARKTARALASYDPEHVAAVHVVEKGGGVPDKTPVEQSEEMAAESYAAVREVFPDADEHTAYARNVVDAIFEVADDVDASAIAYQSRGGNRLLQFLSGDLSLKLVTRSERPVIALPASDDE from the coding sequence ATGGCCCAGACTCAGGACCGCGACATACTCGAGCACGTTCTCGTTCCGGTTGCACACCCGGACGACGCCCGAAAAACGGCCCGCGCGCTTGCTTCCTACGATCCGGAGCACGTTGCGGCGGTACACGTCGTCGAGAAGGGCGGCGGTGTCCCCGACAAGACGCCCGTCGAGCAGTCCGAAGAGATGGCTGCGGAATCGTACGCGGCCGTTCGCGAGGTCTTCCCGGACGCCGACGAACATACGGCCTACGCCAGAAACGTCGTCGACGCGATCTTCGAGGTCGCAGACGACGTCGACGCCAGCGCAATCGCCTACCAGTCCCGCGGCGGCAACCGTCTCCTGCAGTTCCTCTCCGGCGACCTCTCGCTGAAACTCGTCACTCGATCGGAACGTCCCGTCATTGCCCTTCCTGCTAGCGACGACGAGTAA
- a CDS encoding SDR family oxidoreductase, with protein sequence MTVTDENALESQVAIVTGASTGIGAATCRRFAAAGATVVLASRSEDRLADLADELEADHGVETLVVPTNVREEDDVDALIDETVDAFGGIDVLVNNAGLARGSDVDEMTTEEYETIQETNVDGVFYATRAAIPHVRDRDGHLIFVGSFAGQFPRPFNPVYAGSKWWVRGFAKSVAAQVGDDGVGVTIVNPSEVRSEFETTDGTTFAETFDEGEVTEPEEVADAIAFAATREGSSVTELDLYRRDKFADTF encoded by the coding sequence ATGACTGTCACCGACGAGAACGCACTCGAGAGCCAGGTTGCGATCGTCACCGGCGCGAGTACGGGCATCGGGGCGGCGACCTGTCGCCGATTCGCGGCCGCGGGAGCGACCGTCGTCCTCGCGTCCCGCAGCGAGGACCGACTGGCGGATCTGGCGGACGAACTCGAGGCCGACCACGGCGTCGAGACGCTCGTCGTGCCGACGAACGTCCGCGAGGAGGACGACGTCGACGCACTGATCGACGAGACCGTCGACGCCTTCGGCGGGATCGACGTGCTGGTGAACAACGCCGGCCTCGCGAGGGGAAGCGACGTCGACGAGATGACGACGGAGGAGTACGAGACGATCCAGGAGACCAACGTCGACGGCGTCTTCTACGCGACGCGGGCGGCGATCCCCCACGTTCGCGACCGTGACGGACACCTGATCTTCGTCGGGAGTTTCGCCGGCCAGTTCCCGCGGCCGTTCAACCCCGTCTACGCCGGCTCCAAGTGGTGGGTCCGCGGCTTCGCCAAGAGCGTCGCGGCACAGGTCGGCGACGACGGCGTCGGCGTCACGATCGTCAACCCCTCCGAAGTCCGTTCGGAGTTCGAGACGACCGACGGGACGACCTTCGCCGAAACCTTCGACGAAGGCGAGGTAACCGAACCCGAGGAGGTCGCCGACGCAATCGCCTTCGCCGCAACTCGAGAGGGCTCGAGCGTGACCGAACTCGATCTCTACCGCCGGGACAAGTTCGCGGACACCTTCTAG
- a CDS encoding HalOD1 output domain-containing protein — MHPALATALERIADCEDCDPAALPPLYEAIDPEALATLLESPAAVTVRFEYAGYEVVIGSEPLEVTVLEVDR, encoded by the coding sequence ATGCATCCAGCACTCGCCACGGCACTCGAGCGTATCGCGGACTGTGAGGACTGCGACCCGGCGGCCCTGCCGCCGCTGTACGAAGCCATCGACCCCGAGGCGCTGGCGACGTTGCTCGAGTCGCCCGCGGCCGTCACCGTCCGGTTCGAGTATGCGGGCTACGAGGTCGTGATCGGCTCCGAGCCGCTCGAGGTTACGGTACTCGAGGTGGATCGATGA